A stretch of Haemophilus influenzae DNA encodes these proteins:
- a CDS encoding TonB-dependent hemoglobin/transferrin/lactoferrin family receptor, producing the protein MTNFRLNVLAYSVMLGLTASVAYADEPTNQPTNQPTNQPTNQPTNQPTNQPTNQPTNQPTNQPTNQNSNASEQLEQINVSGSTENTDTKAPPKIAETVKTAKTLEREQANNIKDIVKYETGVTVVEAGRFGQSGFAIRGVDENRVAINIDGLRQAETLSSQGFKELFEGYGNFNNTRNGAEIETLKEVNITKGADSIKNGSGSLGGSVIYKTKDARDYLINKDYYVSYKKGYATENNQSFNTLTLAGRYKKFDVLVVTTSRNGHELENYGYKNYNDKIQGKKREKADPYKIEQDSTLLKLSFNPTENHRFTLAADLYEHRSRGQDLSYTLKYQKTNPDLAEVDSRHTNDKTKRRNISFSYENFSQTPFWDTLKITYSDQRIKTRARTDDYCDAGVRYCAGTDNPTGLKLTNGKITRRDGTPLQFKEKDNTANTNSSDKTYDSDKFIDTDNQVIEGKLTLRRASETWYHCSIFDCDGKIKAFRSEPWYSKSGKWEEFELEKKDLNGKTFARIKNHNDNKIKPILPSSPGYLVRDWQERDLDTNTQQLNLDLTKDFKTWHIEHNLQYGGSYNTAMKRMVNRAGYDAYDVQWWAERTLGFKTSWSAPKDTPETCEGSYTWNAFLCPRVDPEFSYLLPIKTTGKSVYLFDNVVITDYLSFDLGYRYDNIHYQPKYKHGITPKLPDDIVKGLFIPLPDNPDDKKVKENVQQNIDYIAKQNKKYKAHSYSFVSTIDPTSFLRLQLKYSKGFRTPTSDEMYFTFKHPDFTILPNTDLKPEIAKTKEIAFTLHNDDWGFISTSLFKTNYKNFIDLIFKEQRDFKVGPGGGSTLPFSLYQNINRDNASLKGIEINSKVFLGKMAKFMDGFNLSYKYTYQKGRMNGNIPMNAIQPKTMVYGLGYDHPNHKFGFDFYTTHVASKNPEDTYNMFYKEENKKDSTIKWRSKSYTILDLIGYVQPIKNLTIRAGVYNLTNRKYITWDSARSIRSFGTSNVIEQTTGLGINRFYAPGRNYKMSVQFEF; encoded by the coding sequence ATGACCAATTTTAGATTAAACGTGCTTGCCTATTCCGTTATGCTTGGGCTAACGGCAAGTGTTGCTTATGCTGATGAGCCAACCAACCAACCAACCAACCAACCAACCAACCAACCAACCAACCAACCAACCAACCAACCAACCAACCAACCAACCAACCAACCAACCAACCAACCAACCAACCAACCAACCAACCAAAATAGTAATGCTTCTGAACAACTAGAGCAAATTAATGTATCTGGCTCTACCGAAAATACTGATACGAAAGCTCCGCCAAAAATTGCCGAAACTGTAAAAACGGCTAAAACGCTAGAAAGAGAACAAGCAAACAACATTAAAGACATCGTTAAATACGAGACTGGCGTTACTGTTGTTGAAGCTGGGCGTTTTGGACAAAGCGGTTTTGCGATTAGAGGGGTAGATGAAAATCGTGTAGCGATTAATATTGATGGATTACGTCAAGCTGAAACCTTATCTTCTCAAGGCTTTAAAGAGCTTTTTGAAGGTTATGGTAACTTCAATAATACGCGTAATGGTGCAGAAATTGAAACATTAAAAGAAGTAAATATCACAAAAGGTGCTGATTCTATTAAGAATGGTAGTGGTTCCTTAGGTGGTTCTGTAATTTATAAAACAAAAGATGCGAGAGATTATCTCATAAACAAGGATTACTATGTAAGTTACAAAAAGGGATACGCTACGGAAAATAATCAATCATTCAATACCCTTACTCTTGCAGGACGTTATAAAAAGTTCGATGTGCTAGTGGTTACAACAAGCAGAAATGGGCATGAACTTGAGAACTATGGTTATAAAAATTATAACGATAAAATTCAAGGTAAAAAAAGAGAAAAAGCAGATCCATATAAAATTGAACAAGATAGTACATTATTAAAATTATCTTTCAATCCTACAGAAAATCATCGTTTTACCCTTGCAGCAGATTTATATGAACATCGTTCTCGTGGGCAAGATTTATCCTATACATTAAAATATCAAAAAACAAATCCTGATTTAGCCGAAGTTGATTCTAGACACACCAATGATAAAACAAAGAGACGTAATATTTCCTTTAGCTATGAAAATTTCTCTCAAACGCCATTTTGGGATACGTTAAAAATCACTTATTCTGATCAACGAATTAAAACTCGTGCACGCACAGATGACTATTGTGATGCAGGTGTAAGGTATTGTGCAGGCACAGACAATCCTACGGGACTAAAATTAACAAATGGGAAAATAACACGTCGAGATGGAACACCCCTTCAATTTAAAGAAAAAGACAACACAGCTAATACTAATAGTAGTGATAAAACCTATGACTCCGATAAATTTATTGATACTGATAATCAAGTAATAGAAGGTAAACTAACCCTAAGGCGCGCCTCTGAAACTTGGTACCATTGTTCAATATTTGATTGTGATGGTAAAATAAAAGCTTTTAGGAGTGAACCTTGGTATAGCAAGTCTGGAAAATGGGAAGAATTTGAACTTGAAAAAAAAGACTTAAATGGCAAAACATTCGCTAGAATAAAGAATCATAATGATAATAAAATAAAACCTATTCTTCCCTCTTCACCGGGTTATTTAGTACGCGACTGGCAAGAGCGAGATTTAGACACCAACACCCAACAATTAAATTTAGATTTAACCAAAGACTTCAAAACTTGGCATATTGAACATAATCTACAATATGGTGGATCATATAATACCGCGATGAAGCGAATGGTTAATCGTGCTGGCTATGATGCTTATGATGTGCAATGGTGGGCTGAACGTACTTTAGGCTTTAAAACAAGCTGGTCCGCACCAAAAGACACTCCAGAAACCTGTGAAGGATCATATACCTGGAATGCCTTTCTTTGCCCTAGAGTTGATCCTGAATTTTCTTACTTATTACCCATTAAAACAACAGGAAAATCAGTCTATCTCTTTGATAATGTTGTTATAACTGATTATTTATCTTTTGATTTAGGTTATCGTTATGACAATATCCATTATCAACCAAAATATAAACACGGTATCACACCTAAGTTACCCGATGATATTGTGAAAGGATTATTTATTCCATTACCAGATAATCCAGATGATAAGAAAGTTAAGGAAAACGTACAACAAAATATTGACTATATCGCCAAACAGAACAAAAAATATAAAGCACATTCTTATAGTTTTGTTTCAACGATTGATCCAACGAGTTTTCTTCGTTTACAACTAAAATATTCTAAAGGTTTTAGAACACCAACTTCAGATGAAATGTATTTCACCTTTAAACACCCTGATTTCACTATTTTGCCAAATACTGATTTAAAACCAGAAATAGCAAAAACCAAAGAAATTGCTTTCACATTACATAATGATGATTGGGGATTTATCTCGACAAGTCTGTTTAAGACTAACTATAAAAACTTTATTGACCTAATATTTAAAGAGCAAAGAGATTTTAAAGTAGGCCCTGGAGGAGGTAGCACATTACCATTTTCTCTTTATCAAAATATAAATAGAGATAATGCGTCTTTAAAAGGTATTGAAATTAATTCAAAAGTATTCCTTGGTAAAATGGCAAAATTTATGGATGGATTTAACCTAAGCTATAAATATACCTATCAAAAAGGCAGAATGAATGGCAATATTCCTATGAATGCGATTCAACCTAAAACGATGGTATATGGTTTAGGATATGATCATCCAAATCATAAATTTGGTTTCGATTTCTATACGACACATGTAGCAAGTAAAAATCCAGAAGATACTTATAATATGTTCTATAAAGAAGAAAATAAAAAAGACAGCACAATTAAATGGAGAAGCAAATCTTATACTATTCTAGATTTAATTGGATATGTGCAACCAATTAAAAACTTAACCATAAGAGCTGGTGTATATAATCTTACAAACCGTAAATATATTACTTGGGATTCTGCGCGTTCAATTCGTTCATTTGGTACAAGTAATGTTATAGAACAAACAACAGGATTAGGCATTAATCGTTTCTACGCACCAGGTAGAAATTATAAAATGTCAGTTCAGTTTGAATTTTAA
- a CDS encoding type II toxin-antitoxin system RelE/ParE family toxin encodes MQNLLENQALFAILDGEIWELRPIRDRILFARLMDGRFVLLHQFMKKTQKTPKREIQTAQQRLSELKERLKNE; translated from the coding sequence GTGCAAAATCTCCTTGAAAATCAAGCTCTTTTTGCTATTTTAGACGGTGAAATTTGGGAACTTCGCCCAATTCGGGATCGCATCTTGTTTGCAAGATTAATGGACGGTCGCTTTGTCTTACTACATCAATTTATGAAGAAAACACAAAAAACGCCAAAACGAGAAATCCAAACTGCCCAACAACGCTTAAGTGAATTAAAAGAGAGATTGAAAAATGAATAA
- a CDS encoding helix-turn-helix domain-containing protein, translated as MNKISPLGSNWNEFEQQIFNEEEIRESNLRVALIKELITSRQQLGISQKQLETLSGVKQPMIARIEKGQTNPQLETLLKLLAPLGKTLSIVPLRVKNA; from the coding sequence ATGAATAAAATCAGCCCATTAGGTTCAAATTGGAATGAGTTTGAACAGCAAATTTTCAATGAAGAAGAAATCCGAGAAAGTAATTTGCGTGTAGCCTTAATTAAAGAATTGATTACTTCTCGTCAGCAACTTGGGATTTCCCAAAAACAACTTGAAACCTTAAGCGGTGTGAAGCAACCTATGATTGCACGCATTGAAAAAGGACAAACGAATCCTCAACTTGAAACGTTGTTAAAATTGCTCGCTCCTTTAGGGAAAACCCTGTCGATTGTGCCTCTAAGGGTAAAAAATGCCTAA